In Deinococcus aestuarii, the genomic window GGTAGGCGGGGCAGGCTTTGGCGGCCGAGTCGCAGACGGTGATCACGTAGTCGAAGTTCTGCGGGTCCGGCACTTCCCACAGCGTTTTGCTGGTGTGCCCGTCGAGGCTCAGCCCGATCTCCGCCATGACGGTCTTCGCGTCGTCCTTGACCCGGGTGGCCTCGGTCCCGGCGGAATGCACATCGAGGTCGAGGCCTGCCCGCCGCGCCGCCTCCCGTGTGAGCGCTTCCGCCATCTGGGAGCGGGCAGAGTTGTGGGTGCAGAGGATCAGAACGCGGGTCACACCCTCAGCATATGGATTTCGTTTGATGCGTCAAGGCGAGCGGAACCGTGAAAATCTCGACCAGCAAGTTTCCACCCAACTGAAAAAATTGATCCTGACGCAGGGTGTAGTAGGTGTTCTTGCCGCGCTGCTCGGAGGAAACCAGTTCGGCCTCGCGGAGGATGCCGAGATGGTAGGAGACTTTGGACTGAGGCAGATCGAGCAAGGCTTCGAGGTCGCAGACGCAGCGTTCGCCGCCTGCCAAGTGTCGAACCAACTCGAAGCGGATCTCGTGGGAGAGCGCCTTGAGCTGGTCGAGCACGCTGGGGACTGCC contains:
- a CDS encoding arsenate reductase ArsC, with the protein product MTRVLILCTHNSARSQMAEALTREAARRAGLDLDVHSAGTEATRVKDDAKTVMAEIGLSLDGHTSKTLWEVPDPQNFDYVITVCDSAAKACPAYPGRTHRLHYPFTDPSGGSLDRWRAVRDQLGVQFGAFVQALGEGQPVPASYEDSPAVPVA
- a CDS encoding ArsR/SmtB family transcription factor produces the protein MTTVAVPSVLDQLKALSHEIRFELVRHLAGGERCVCDLEALLDLPQSKVSYHLGILREAELVSSEQRGKNTYYTLRQDQFFQLGGNLLVEIFTVPLALTHQTKSIC